Proteins encoded together in one Tripterygium wilfordii isolate XIE 37 chromosome 14, ASM1340144v1, whole genome shotgun sequence window:
- the LOC120015410 gene encoding probable 2-oxoglutarate-dependent dioxygenase At3g50210 isoform X1, translating to MPTDFKSLPVIDVSPLLAKCDDPNLAQDPGVCEVVKQLDQACRETGFFYAKCHGIPDSLIKEVKIAAHNFFHLPYEEKLKIKMTTASGYRGYQRLGENITKGIPDMHEAIDCYREINGGMYGNTGKVMEGCNQWPLDPPNFKLLMEEYIRLCTDLSRKIMRGIALALGASPYAFEGEIAGDAFWVNRIIGYPGISTANGTYMPENDIGCGAHTDYGLLTLVNQDDGITALQVRNKSGEWISAAPIPGTFVCNIGDMLKILSNGLYASTLHRVVNNSPKYRVCIAFFYETNFDAAVEPLDVCKQRTGGVKNFDKAVVYGEHLTSKVQTNFVM from the exons ATGCCCACAGACTTCAAGTCTCTTCCTGTGATTG ATGTTAGTCCTCTACTGGCCAAGTGTGATGATCCAAACTTGGCTCAAGACCCAGGCGTTTGCGAAGTTGTTAAGCAGTTAGATCAGGCTTGTAGAGAGACCGGGTTCTTCTATGCG AAATGCCATGGTATACCTGATTCTCTCATCAAAGAGGTCAAAATTGCGGCACACAATTTTTTCCATCTTCCTTatgaagaaaaactcaaaatcaaaatgacTACTGCAAGTGGATACag GGGATATCAGAGACTTGGAGAGAATATAACCAAAGGCATCCCAGATATGCATGAAGCTATTGAT TGTTATAGAGAAATAAATGGAGGGATGTATGGAAATACTGGCAAAGTCATGGAAGGATGTAACCAATG GCCACTCGATCCTCCGAACTTCAAATTGCTAATGGAAGAGTACATTAGGCTTTGCACAG ACCTTTCAAGAAAAATAATGAGGGGAATTGCTCTTGCACTGGGTGCATCACCATATGCATTTGAAGGAGAAATAGCTGGAGATGCATTTTGGGTAAATCGTATTATTGGATACCCTGGTATATCAACTGCAAATGGCACATACATGCCAGAAAATGACATTGGATG TGGTGCTCACACCGACTATG GTTTGTTGACACTAGTTAATCAGGATGATGGTATAACTGCACTTCAG gTGAGAAACAAGTCTGGTGAGTGGATATCAGCTGCTCCTATTCCTGGAACGTTTGTTTGTAATATCGGTGACATGCTAAAG ATTTTGTCCAATGGTTTGTATGCGTCGACTCTCCATCGAGTTGTCAACAACTCTCCAAAATACCGTGTCTGCATAGCTTTTTTTTATGAG ACTAACTTCGATGCGGCAGTTGAACCCCTGGATGTTTGTAAACAAAGGACTGGTGGAGTCAAGAATTTTGACAAAGCTGTTGTTTATGGGGAGCATTTAACCAGCAAAGTTCAAACTAATTTCGTGATGTAA
- the LOC120014977 gene encoding kinesin-like protein KIN-4A isoform X2 produces MHYSKRLKCQNIRRNSSYMFPLLRGLDVKILKEEVRDLLDSVSVSKSMTASGQSGRVTGPGRPPIQIRESSNGVITLAGSTEVAVHTLQEMAACLEQGSLTRATGSTNMNNQSSRSHAIFTITLEQTRKVHPENPVHENPDEDMGEEYFCAKLHLVDLAGSERAKRTGSDGLRLKEGIHINKGLLALGNVISALGDDKKRKEGVHVPYRDSKLTRLLQDSLGGNSKTAMIACISPADINAEESLNTLKYANRARNIQNKPVINRDLISNDIQKMRQQLKYLQAELSAHGGNVTPDEVQALRKRIAWLEATNEDLIQELHDYRSRRAVAEHCETDTEEDHACLTRTDGLKRGFHSMDTSDCQMDEAVSGENSREIDEVEKEWEHELLQNAMDKELNELNKRLEKKESEMKLFGVVDTEALKKHFGKKIMELEEEKRLVQQERDRLLAKVENLAANSHGRTQKMQDPHTQKLKVLEAQILDLKKKQEGQVETLKQKQRSDEAAKRLQDEIQYIKAQKVQLLHKIKQESEQFRHWKASREKELLQLRKEGRRNEYERHKLEALNQRQKMVLQRKTEEAAIATKRLKELLEARKSSTRENSVNSGGQSPGAQVDEKSLKKWLDHELEFMVKVHEVRFEYEKQNQVRTALLEELSLLKEMDRSTSNEQSPPMGNNGQSRLLSMSPSVRMARISSLENMLSMSSNALVAMASQLSQAEEREQGSIGRGRWNNLRSMGDAKNLLQHMFNAAAEARCKLWEKDMEIKDMKQQLNQFISLLQESEAHRKELLKEQKRREQVTAIAMGESASVNSCCSSKHFADDLSGFSSPMSLPAPKQLKFTPGIVNGSMRDSVAFIDQTRKMVPIGQLSMKKIAAAGQSGKLWRWKRSHHQWLIQFKWKWQKPWKLSEWIKHSDETIMRSRPRMQPMIDMI; encoded by the exons ATGCACTATTCAAAAAGATTGAAGTGTCAAAATATCAGACGAAATTCGAGTTACatgtttcctttattgag AGGGTTGGATGTGAAGATTCTCAAGGAAGAAGTGAGAGACTTGCTGGATTCTGTATCTGTAAGCAAATCAATGACTGCTAGTGGACAGTCTGGGAGAGTCACTGGTCCTGGGAGGCCGCCTATCCAAATCCGTGAATCATCAAATGGAGTAATAACGTTAGCAGGGTCTACTGAAGTTGCTGTTCATACATTACAAGAAATGGCAGCCTGCCTGGAGCAAGGATCATTAACCAGGGCAACGGGGAGTACAAATATGAACAACCAATCTAG TCGATCGCATGCGATATTCACGATCACTTTAGAACAGACGCGTAAAGTCCATCCAGAAAATCCTGTCCATGAAAATCCAGATGAGGATATGGGTGAAGAATATTTCTGTGCAAAACTCCATTTGGTGGATCTTGCTGGATCTGAACGAGCTAAAAGGACAGGTTCTGACGGTCTTCGTTTGAAAGAAG GTATTCACATTAATAAGGGGCTTCTTGCGCTTGGGAATGTCATCAGCGCCCTTGGGGATGATAAAAAGCGGAAGGAAGGAGTGCATGTACCTTACCGCGATAGTAAACTCACTCGACTCTTGCAG GATTCACTTGGTGGAAACAGCAAAACTGCTATGATAG CTTGCATCAGTCCTGCTGACATTAATGCCGAGGAAAGTCTTAACACTCTCAAATATGCAAATCGAGCTCGCAATATCCAGAATAAGCCTGTT ATCAATAGAGATTTGATATCCAATGATATACAAAAGATGCGCCAGCAGCTAAAGTACTTGCAGGCAGAACTTAGTGCTCATGGGGGAAATGTGACGCCTGATGAGGTGCAG GCTCTTAGGAAAAGGATTGCTTGGCTTGAGGCAACAAATGAGGACCTTATTCAAGAACTTCATGACTACCGCAGCAGACGTGCTGTTGCAGAACATTGTGAAACTGATACGGAA GAGGACCATGCTTGTTTGACAAGAACTGATGGATTGAAAAGAGGCTTTCATAGTATGGACACATCCGATTGTCAAATGGATGAAGCCGTGTCAG GCGAAAATTCCAGGGAAATTGATGAAGTCGAAAAAGAATGGGAGCATGAGCTTCTGCAGAATGCTATGGATAAAGAATTGAATGAGTTAAACAAACGACTAGAGAAAAAAGAG TCTGAGATGAAACTTTTTGGAGTTGTTGACACTGAAGCACTCAAGAAACACtttgggaaaaaaatcatgGAACTTGAGGAAGAGAAAAGACTTGTGCAG CAAGAGAGGGATCGTTTGTTGGCTAAAGTTGAGAACCTCGCTGCTAATTCTCATGGTCGAACACAGAAGATGCAAGATCCTCATACACAGAAATTAAAAGTGCTTGAGGCACAG ATTTTAGATcttaaaaagaaacaagaaggcCAGGTTGAAactttaaaacaaaaacaaagaagtgATGAAGCAGCAAAGAGGTTACAGGATGAAATACAGTATATCAAGGCTCAAAAA GTTCAGCTGCTACATAAGATCAAGCAAGAGTCAGAGCAATTTCGACATTGGAAGGCCTCTCGTGAGAAAGAGCTGCTGCAG CTCAGGAAGGAAGGCAGGAGAAACGAGTATGAACGACATAAACTTGAAGCTCTGAATCAACGCCAGAAAATG GTTCTTCAAAGAAAGACAGAAGAGGCGGCAATTGCAACCAAAAGGCTGAAGGAATTGTTGGAAGCCAGAAAGTCCTCGACACGTGAAAATTCAG TTAATTCCGGAGGACAGTCACCAGGTGCACAG GTTGATGAAAAATCTTTGAAAAAGTGGCTTGATCATGAGCTAGAATTCATGGTGAAGGTGCATGAAGTTCGTTTTGAGTACGAGAAGCAAAACCAAGT ACGAACTGCATTGTTAGAGGAGTTATCCTTATTGAAAGAAATGGATCGCTCTACTTCAAATGAGCAGAGTCCACCGATGGGAAACAATGGACAATCAAG GTTGTTGTCCATGTCACCAAGTGTGAGAATGGCAAGAATATCTTCTCTAGAAAACATGCTCAGCATGTCTTCAAATGCACTTGTTGCAATGGCTTCACAACTTTCGCAGGCAGAAGAAAGAGAGCAAGGATCAATTGGCCGTGGACGCTGGAATAACTTGCGCTCAATGGGAGATGCCAAGAACCTGCTTCAGCACATGTTTAATGCTGCTGCAGAAGCAAG GTGTAAGTTGTGGGAAAAAGATATGGAAATTAAAGACATGAAACAACAACTGAATCAATTCATATCTTTATTACAAGAAAGCGAAGCTCACAGGAAAGAACTATTGAAGGAGCAAAAGAGGAGAGAACAAGTTACTGCCATTGCTATGGGTGAATCAGCTTCG GTGAACTCGTGCTGTTCATCAAAACACTTTGCCGATGACTTGAGTGGTTTCTCGTCCCCAATGTCACTTCCGGCTCCAAAGCAACTCAAATTTACACCTGGGATTGTTAATGGCTCAATGAGGGATTCGGTGGCATTTATAGACCAGACACGAAAG ATGGTACCAATTGGACAATTGTCCATGAAAAAGATTGCTGCAGCAGGGCAAAGTGGGAAACTGTGGAGGTGGAAGAGAAGTCATCATCAGTGGCTGATTCAGTTCAAATGGAAGTGGCAGAAACCATGGAAGCTTTCTGAGTGGATCAAGCACAGTGACGAGACAATCATGAGGTCAAGGCCTAGAATGCAACCCATGATTGATATGATATGA
- the LOC120014993 gene encoding probable inactive receptor kinase At5g67200 produces the protein MPQISPLLLLPLLFTLAAAAIFPFSPPNLLPYDAVSILSFKYQADLDNKLLYTLNERFDYCQWQGVKCAHGRVVRVVLSGYGIRGSFAPNTLSRLDQLRVLSLHNNSLSGPIPDLSTLVNLKSLFLSHNNFSGSFPLSVLVLHRLTTLDLSKNNLTGSIPVQLNALERLNLLKLEWNGFNGTVPPLNQTFLIIFNVSGNNLTGPIPVTPTLSRFDTSSFSWNPYLCGEIINKACESRFPFFDPSPNSTLPPGPLGQSAEAQGGIVVQTPPSPKRHRRTSLIIGFIVGVTAVIASVLCIFSLIKKQSKNRNHVDSKEIDSPSLEAGNTYPATVSIRSQTIEIGKESQPKASKIEVPEIRRSAKSGSLVFCAGESQPYSLELLMKASAELLGRGTIGTTYKAALDNQFILTVKRLDVNKTTITSNDMFDRHLEVVGRLRHPNLVPIRAYFQAKGERLIIYDYQPNGSLSSLIHGSRSTRAKPLHWTSCLKIAEDVIQGLTFIHQASRLVHGNLKSSNVLLGADFEACLSDYCLSIFADSWSSEDPDAAAYSAPETRKSSHQATPKSDVYAFGILLLELLTGKYPSRLPHLAPAEMQDWVRGIRDDDGGDNNQLGMLTDVACVCSLTSPEQRPAMWQVLKMIQEIKESVMIEENTSMA, from the exons ATGCCACAAATATCgcctcttcttctcctccctctGCTGTTCACCCTTGCCGCCGCTGCTATATTTCCCTTTTCTCCTCCAAATCTTCTTCCATACGACGCCGTTTCTATTCTCTCCTTCAAATACCAAGCCGACCTCGACAACAAGCTTCTCTACACCCTCAACGAGCGCTTCGACTATTGTCAATGGCAAGGAGTCAAGTGCGCCCATGGTCGCGTGGTTCGTGTCGTTCTCTCAGGCTACGGAATCCGTGGCTCGTTTGCTCCGAACACTCTCTCCCGCCTAGACCAGCTACGGGTGCTCAGCCTACATAACAACTCGCTCTCCGGTCCGATTCCCGATCTCTCAACGCTCGTCAACCTCAAGTCACTCTTCTTGAGCCACAACAACTTCTCTGGATCTTTCCCTCTCTCGGTTTTGGTGCTTCACAGGTTAACAACCCTGGATCTCTCCAAGAATAATCTCACCGGTTCAATTCCAGTTCAGCTGAACGCTCTGGAAAGGCTTAATTTGCTTAAACTTGAGTGGAACGGGTTCAATGGGACGGTGCCTCCTCTGAATCAGACGTTTCTGATTATCTTTAACGTTTCCGGTAACAATCTTACTGGACCGATACCAGTGACGCCTACTCTGTCACGGTTTGATACGTCGTCGTTTTCATGGAACCCCTATCTCTGCGGCGAGATCATTAACAAAGCATGCGAATCTCGGTTTCCATTCTTTGATCCGTCGCCAAATTCCACTCTGCCGCCGGGACCTCTAGGGCAGAGCGCGGAAGCGCAGGGCGGTATAGTAGTTCAGACTCCTCCATCTCCTAAGAGGCACAGGAGGACAAGCTTGATTATAGGGTTCATAGTCGGAGTTACAGCCGTTATAGCGTCCGTCCTATGCATTTTCAGCCTGATTaagaaacaaagcaaaaacCGCAACCACGTAGACTCGAAAGAGATTGATTCACCATCTTTAGAGGCAGGAAATACATATCCGGCTACGGTCTCTATTAGAAGCCAAACAATAGAGATCGGGAAAGAATCGCAACCGAAAGCAAGTAAAATCGAGGTTCCAGAGATACGGAGATCAGCAAAGAGTGGGAGTCTTGTGTTCTGCGCAGGGGAATCGCAGCCTTATTCTCTTGAGCTGCTAATGAAAGCTTCGGCAGAGTTGCTTGGGAGAGGCACTATAGGAACTACGTACAAAGCAGCGCTAGATAACCAGTTCATCTTGACAGTGAAGAGATTGGACGTGAACAAGACCACCATCACGAGCAACGATATGTTCGACCGGCACTTGGAGGTGGTGGGCCGGCTTCGCCACCCAAATTTGGTGCCTATCAGAGCTTATTTTCAGGCCAAGGGAGAACGCCTAATCATCTACGATTACCAGCCCAACGGCAGTCTCTCCAGTCTCATTCACG GTTCAAGATCCACAAGGGCAAAGCCTCTGCACTGGACTTCATGCCTAAAGATAGCAGAAGATGTAATCCAGGGCCTTACGTTCATTCACCAAGCATCAAGATTAGTTCATGGCAATCTGAAATCCTCCAATGTTCTCCTTGGAGCTGACTTTGAGGCCTGTCTCTCAGACTACTGCCTCTCTATCTTTGCAGATTCTTGGTCTAGCGAAGACCCTGATGCTGCTGCCTATAGTGCTCCTGAGACGCGAAAATCTAGTCATCAAGCCACCCCCAAGTCTGATGTCTATGCTTTTGGCATCCTCTTACTAGAGCTGTTGACAGGCAAATATCCTTCACGTCTTCCACACCTTGCACCTGCTGAAATGCAAGATTGGGTCAGAGGGATCAGAGATGATGATGGTGGAGATAATAACCAACTTGGAATGCTTACGGACGTTGCTTGTGTCTGTAGCTTGACCTCACCAGAGCAGAGACCAGCAATGTGGCAAGTTTTGAAGATGATTCAGGAGATAAAGGAGAGTGTAATGATAGAAGAGAACACATCTATGGCATAG
- the LOC120014977 gene encoding kinesin-like protein KIN-4A isoform X1: protein MEASDSCSVKVAVHVRPLIGGEQLQGCKECVSVAPGKPQIQIGSHCFMFDHVYGKGGSPSTAIFAECVAPLVDGLFQGYNATVLAYGQTGSGKTYTMGSGYKDGCHMGIIPQVMNALFKKIEVSKYQTKFELHVSFIEILKEEVRDLLDSVSVSKSMTASGQSGRVTGPGRPPIQIRESSNGVITLAGSTEVAVHTLQEMAACLEQGSLTRATGSTNMNNQSSRSHAIFTITLEQTRKVHPENPVHENPDEDMGEEYFCAKLHLVDLAGSERAKRTGSDGLRLKEGIHINKGLLALGNVISALGDDKKRKEGVHVPYRDSKLTRLLQDSLGGNSKTAMIACISPADINAEESLNTLKYANRARNIQNKPVINRDLISNDIQKMRQQLKYLQAELSAHGGNVTPDEVQALRKRIAWLEATNEDLIQELHDYRSRRAVAEHCETDTEEDHACLTRTDGLKRGFHSMDTSDCQMDEAVSGENSREIDEVEKEWEHELLQNAMDKELNELNKRLEKKESEMKLFGVVDTEALKKHFGKKIMELEEEKRLVQQERDRLLAKVENLAANSHGRTQKMQDPHTQKLKVLEAQILDLKKKQEGQVETLKQKQRSDEAAKRLQDEIQYIKAQKVQLLHKIKQESEQFRHWKASREKELLQLRKEGRRNEYERHKLEALNQRQKMVLQRKTEEAAIATKRLKELLEARKSSTRENSVNSGGQSPGAQVDEKSLKKWLDHELEFMVKVHEVRFEYEKQNQVRTALLEELSLLKEMDRSTSNEQSPPMGNNGQSRLLSMSPSVRMARISSLENMLSMSSNALVAMASQLSQAEEREQGSIGRGRWNNLRSMGDAKNLLQHMFNAAAEARCKLWEKDMEIKDMKQQLNQFISLLQESEAHRKELLKEQKRREQVTAIAMGESASVNSCCSSKHFADDLSGFSSPMSLPAPKQLKFTPGIVNGSMRDSVAFIDQTRKMVPIGQLSMKKIAAAGQSGKLWRWKRSHHQWLIQFKWKWQKPWKLSEWIKHSDETIMRSRPRMQPMIDMI from the exons ATGGAAGCATCGGACAGTTGCAGTGTTAAGGTTGCAGTTCACGTACGCCCGCTGATCGGTGGTGAGCAGCTGCAAGGCTGTAAAGAATGTGTTTCGGTTGCGCCCGGGAAACCCCAG ATACAAATTGGCTCGCATTGTTTTATGTTTGATCATGTCTATGGAAAAGGTGGTTCTCCTTCAACTGCTATATTTGCAGAATGTGTTGCTCCACTCGTTGATGGATTGTTCCAAGGATATAATGCCACTGTGCTTGCGTATGGTCAG ACAGGGTCTGGGAAAACATACACAATGGGAAGTGGATACAAAGATGGTTGCCACATGGGAATCATTCCTCAAGTTATGAATGCACTATTCAAAAAGATTGAAGTGTCAAAATATCAGACGAAATTCGAGTTACatgtttcctttattgag ATTCTCAAGGAAGAAGTGAGAGACTTGCTGGATTCTGTATCTGTAAGCAAATCAATGACTGCTAGTGGACAGTCTGGGAGAGTCACTGGTCCTGGGAGGCCGCCTATCCAAATCCGTGAATCATCAAATGGAGTAATAACGTTAGCAGGGTCTACTGAAGTTGCTGTTCATACATTACAAGAAATGGCAGCCTGCCTGGAGCAAGGATCATTAACCAGGGCAACGGGGAGTACAAATATGAACAACCAATCTAG TCGATCGCATGCGATATTCACGATCACTTTAGAACAGACGCGTAAAGTCCATCCAGAAAATCCTGTCCATGAAAATCCAGATGAGGATATGGGTGAAGAATATTTCTGTGCAAAACTCCATTTGGTGGATCTTGCTGGATCTGAACGAGCTAAAAGGACAGGTTCTGACGGTCTTCGTTTGAAAGAAG GTATTCACATTAATAAGGGGCTTCTTGCGCTTGGGAATGTCATCAGCGCCCTTGGGGATGATAAAAAGCGGAAGGAAGGAGTGCATGTACCTTACCGCGATAGTAAACTCACTCGACTCTTGCAG GATTCACTTGGTGGAAACAGCAAAACTGCTATGATAG CTTGCATCAGTCCTGCTGACATTAATGCCGAGGAAAGTCTTAACACTCTCAAATATGCAAATCGAGCTCGCAATATCCAGAATAAGCCTGTT ATCAATAGAGATTTGATATCCAATGATATACAAAAGATGCGCCAGCAGCTAAAGTACTTGCAGGCAGAACTTAGTGCTCATGGGGGAAATGTGACGCCTGATGAGGTGCAG GCTCTTAGGAAAAGGATTGCTTGGCTTGAGGCAACAAATGAGGACCTTATTCAAGAACTTCATGACTACCGCAGCAGACGTGCTGTTGCAGAACATTGTGAAACTGATACGGAA GAGGACCATGCTTGTTTGACAAGAACTGATGGATTGAAAAGAGGCTTTCATAGTATGGACACATCCGATTGTCAAATGGATGAAGCCGTGTCAG GCGAAAATTCCAGGGAAATTGATGAAGTCGAAAAAGAATGGGAGCATGAGCTTCTGCAGAATGCTATGGATAAAGAATTGAATGAGTTAAACAAACGACTAGAGAAAAAAGAG TCTGAGATGAAACTTTTTGGAGTTGTTGACACTGAAGCACTCAAGAAACACtttgggaaaaaaatcatgGAACTTGAGGAAGAGAAAAGACTTGTGCAG CAAGAGAGGGATCGTTTGTTGGCTAAAGTTGAGAACCTCGCTGCTAATTCTCATGGTCGAACACAGAAGATGCAAGATCCTCATACACAGAAATTAAAAGTGCTTGAGGCACAG ATTTTAGATcttaaaaagaaacaagaaggcCAGGTTGAAactttaaaacaaaaacaaagaagtgATGAAGCAGCAAAGAGGTTACAGGATGAAATACAGTATATCAAGGCTCAAAAA GTTCAGCTGCTACATAAGATCAAGCAAGAGTCAGAGCAATTTCGACATTGGAAGGCCTCTCGTGAGAAAGAGCTGCTGCAG CTCAGGAAGGAAGGCAGGAGAAACGAGTATGAACGACATAAACTTGAAGCTCTGAATCAACGCCAGAAAATG GTTCTTCAAAGAAAGACAGAAGAGGCGGCAATTGCAACCAAAAGGCTGAAGGAATTGTTGGAAGCCAGAAAGTCCTCGACACGTGAAAATTCAG TTAATTCCGGAGGACAGTCACCAGGTGCACAG GTTGATGAAAAATCTTTGAAAAAGTGGCTTGATCATGAGCTAGAATTCATGGTGAAGGTGCATGAAGTTCGTTTTGAGTACGAGAAGCAAAACCAAGT ACGAACTGCATTGTTAGAGGAGTTATCCTTATTGAAAGAAATGGATCGCTCTACTTCAAATGAGCAGAGTCCACCGATGGGAAACAATGGACAATCAAG GTTGTTGTCCATGTCACCAAGTGTGAGAATGGCAAGAATATCTTCTCTAGAAAACATGCTCAGCATGTCTTCAAATGCACTTGTTGCAATGGCTTCACAACTTTCGCAGGCAGAAGAAAGAGAGCAAGGATCAATTGGCCGTGGACGCTGGAATAACTTGCGCTCAATGGGAGATGCCAAGAACCTGCTTCAGCACATGTTTAATGCTGCTGCAGAAGCAAG GTGTAAGTTGTGGGAAAAAGATATGGAAATTAAAGACATGAAACAACAACTGAATCAATTCATATCTTTATTACAAGAAAGCGAAGCTCACAGGAAAGAACTATTGAAGGAGCAAAAGAGGAGAGAACAAGTTACTGCCATTGCTATGGGTGAATCAGCTTCG GTGAACTCGTGCTGTTCATCAAAACACTTTGCCGATGACTTGAGTGGTTTCTCGTCCCCAATGTCACTTCCGGCTCCAAAGCAACTCAAATTTACACCTGGGATTGTTAATGGCTCAATGAGGGATTCGGTGGCATTTATAGACCAGACACGAAAG ATGGTACCAATTGGACAATTGTCCATGAAAAAGATTGCTGCAGCAGGGCAAAGTGGGAAACTGTGGAGGTGGAAGAGAAGTCATCATCAGTGGCTGATTCAGTTCAAATGGAAGTGGCAGAAACCATGGAAGCTTTCTGAGTGGATCAAGCACAGTGACGAGACAATCATGAGGTCAAGGCCTAGAATGCAACCCATGATTGATATGATATGA
- the LOC120015410 gene encoding probable 2-oxoglutarate-dependent dioxygenase At3g50210 isoform X2, whose translation MPTDFKSLPVIDVSPLLAKCDDPNLAQDPGVCEVVKQLDQACRETGFFYAKCHGIPDSLIKEVKIAAHNFFHLPYEEKLKIKMTTASGYRGYQRLGENITKGIPDMHEAIDCYREINGGMYGNTGKVMEGCNQWPLDPPNFKLLMEEYIRLCTDLSRKIMRGIALALGASPYAFEGEIAGDAFWVNRIIGYPGISTANGTYMPENDIGCGAHTDYGLLTLVNQDDGITALQVRNKSGEWISAAPIPGTFVCNIGDMLKILSNGLYASTLHRVVNNSPKYRVCIAFFYELNPWMFVNKGLVESRILTKLLFMGSI comes from the exons ATGCCCACAGACTTCAAGTCTCTTCCTGTGATTG ATGTTAGTCCTCTACTGGCCAAGTGTGATGATCCAAACTTGGCTCAAGACCCAGGCGTTTGCGAAGTTGTTAAGCAGTTAGATCAGGCTTGTAGAGAGACCGGGTTCTTCTATGCG AAATGCCATGGTATACCTGATTCTCTCATCAAAGAGGTCAAAATTGCGGCACACAATTTTTTCCATCTTCCTTatgaagaaaaactcaaaatcaaaatgacTACTGCAAGTGGATACag GGGATATCAGAGACTTGGAGAGAATATAACCAAAGGCATCCCAGATATGCATGAAGCTATTGAT TGTTATAGAGAAATAAATGGAGGGATGTATGGAAATACTGGCAAAGTCATGGAAGGATGTAACCAATG GCCACTCGATCCTCCGAACTTCAAATTGCTAATGGAAGAGTACATTAGGCTTTGCACAG ACCTTTCAAGAAAAATAATGAGGGGAATTGCTCTTGCACTGGGTGCATCACCATATGCATTTGAAGGAGAAATAGCTGGAGATGCATTTTGGGTAAATCGTATTATTGGATACCCTGGTATATCAACTGCAAATGGCACATACATGCCAGAAAATGACATTGGATG TGGTGCTCACACCGACTATG GTTTGTTGACACTAGTTAATCAGGATGATGGTATAACTGCACTTCAG gTGAGAAACAAGTCTGGTGAGTGGATATCAGCTGCTCCTATTCCTGGAACGTTTGTTTGTAATATCGGTGACATGCTAAAG ATTTTGTCCAATGGTTTGTATGCGTCGACTCTCCATCGAGTTGTCAACAACTCTCCAAAATACCGTGTCTGCATAGCTTTTTTTTATGAG TTGAACCCCTGGATGTTTGTAAACAAAGGACTGGTGGAGTCAAGAATTTTGACAAAGCTGTTGTTTATGGGGAGCATTTAA
- the LOC120014752 gene encoding protein IRX15-LIKE-like yields MKNNNGSNTKLILLHPYIQKQGSSNRLWLLAFISFFTVAFLVTLIYTRESFSTNAGIATTTVTMTTVAASSAISAPLPTTVINTLLHYTSRSNDTFHMSYTELKPISDVLRKCSSPCNFLIFGLTHETLLWKALNHNGRTVFIDENRYYAAYFEELHPEIDAYDVQYTTKMSEWRELIGSAKEQIRNECRPVQNLLFSECKLGINDLPNHVYEVDWDVILIDGPRGDGSDGPGRMSPIFTSGVLARSKKGGNGKTHVFVHDYYRNIERAYGDEFLCRENLVEHNDLLAHFVVERMDENSFHFCRNKTTSSLSS; encoded by the coding sequence ATGAAGAACAACAATGGTAGCAACACAAAATTGATTCTCCTCCACCCTTACATCCAAAAACAAGGAAGCTCCAATCGATTATGGCTTCTCgccttcatttcattcttcaccGTTGCGTTCCTTGTCACTCTTATTTACACTCGAGAATCTTTCTCCACAAACGCCGGAATAGCAACTACCACCGTCACCATGACCACCGTCGCCGCCTCCTCCGCTATTTCAGCACCACTGCCAACAACAGTCATTAACACGCTCCTCCACTACACGTCCAGATCCAACGACACTTTCCACATGTCATACACCGAGCTCAAACCGATCTCCGATGTGCTCCGAAAATGTTCCTCTCCCTGCAACTTCCTCATTTTCGGACTCACGCACGAAACGCTCCTCTGGAAGGCACTGAATCACAACGGCCGTACAGTCTTCATCGACGAGAACCGCTACTACGCCGCTTATTTCGAAGAACTCCATCCCGAAATCGACGCCTACGACGTGCAGTACACGACCAAGATGAGCGAGTGGAGAGAACTCATCGGGTCCGCTAAGGAACAGATACGCAACGAGTGCCGGCCCGTACAGAATCTGTTATTCTCCGAGTGCAAGCTTGGGATTAACGATTTGCCCAACCACGTTTACGAGGTGGACTGGGACGTGATTCTGATTGATGGGCCGAGAGGAGATGGGTCTGATGGGCCGGGCCGGATGTCGCCAATATTTACTTCTGGTGTGCTAGCGAGAAGCAAGAAAGGAGGAAATGGTAAGACCCATGTGTTTGTGCATGATTATTATAGGAACATTGAGAGGGCATATGGAGATGAGTTTCTGTGTAGAGAGAACTTGGTGGAGCACAATGACTTGCTTGCACATTTTGTGGTCGAAAGAATGGATGAGAATAGCTTCCATTTCTGTCGCAATAAAACTACTTCTTCATTGTCGTCCTAG